The genomic segment ATCCTTTTTAGCTAAATCTCCTACTGTTGTATAACCTTTGTGCGATGCTTTTTCTGTTTCTTCAGGATTGTCAAGATATCCACTAAATCGAAAAGGATTTTTAACGTAAATCTCGCCGACTTCACCATCCGATACTTCGTTTCCGTCTTTGTCTAATATTTTTATATCATTAAAAAGCGCCGGCTTGCCAACTGATCTTTCTGTTTCCATCTGTTGATCAGGACGTAAAACAATGTTCACTCCAATTTCTGAGGCTCCATAAAATTCAAAAAGTCCGGAATGGGAGAAAAATGAGATAATCCTTTCTTTCGTCCTAGTCGGCAAAGATGAGCCTGCTGATATCAATGTTTTTACACTGCTTGTATCATATTTTGCTTTAACGTTTTCATCCAGCTCCAAGACAAAGTTATACATCGTTGGTGCCATGAAGAAATTTGTCACATTGTATTTGTCTATATTTTTCAATACTTCCTCTGGTTCAAATTCTTTCATAATAACAAGCGTTCCACCCATGACGATTTGAGTTATCAAAAAACTATGTGGAGCAGAATGATATATAGGAGCGGTGATTAACTGAATGTCCTTCTCCCCTATACCGAATTCGATCGCTTCAGATAATACAAGCATTTTGCGGGATTCGTGTGTTGAGATTATTCCTTTCGGATTACCGGTTGTCCCGGATGTATATCCAATATAATAGACATCTTTGTTATCCACTGAAATATTTGGTCTTTCTGTTGATTGGAAGTTCAAGAGTTTGCTATAAGATTCTTTTATACTTTCATTGCAATCAATATTAAAATAATCCTTAACTTCAACATGGTTTTTTACAGATTGAACAATGTCGACAAATTCCTCAGAAAAAAATAAGCCTTTTGGGTTACAATGTTTTAACAAGCTGGTAACTTCTGTACTTGTCATCCGATAATTTATAGGTGTAAAAGTAACACCTGCTTTTACAGCACCGAAAATAATGACAGGATATTCAATATGGTTTTTGGAAAGGATTGCAATTCGATCATTTCTCTTATACCCCATGCTAATTAATAGGTTAGCGAATTGATTTGTCCGTTTTTCAAATTTACTGTGGCTTAATACCTTATCTTCAAAAATAACCGCCGGTTTCTCTCCTAGGTCCGAGCCATTCAATGAGTACAAATCAGCTATAGTCACTTAATATGCCACCTTCTTCTTAGAATTTGCTTAAAGATTCAAATTCTTTGAAATGATCACTTTCATAATTTCATTTGAACCTGCAAAAATGGATGTGACTGGAATGTCCCGGTAACGGCGTGCAATTTCATATTCTTCCATATAGCCATATCCTCCGTGCAGCTGCATACATTCACCCGCAACTCGCTTAGCCATATCTGTGATCCACATCTTCGCCATTGATACTTTTGTGACAATATCTTCTTTATTTATATGTCTCATGATGAGATCATCAAGGAAAGTACGTCCAATTTGGACTTCGGTCGCCATTTCAGCAATTTTAAATTGCGTATTTTGAAATTTACTGATCGGCCGTCCGAATGCTTCCCGCTCCTTCACATACTTCGCCGTCATTTGCAGCATATCTTCTGCAGCGGATTGTGCGTTGATTGCACAGACTAATCTTTCTTGTTGAAGTTTTGTCATTAAATAATAAAAGCCTTTTCCTTCCTCACCAAGAAGATTCGATACTGGAACTTTTGCATCTTCGAAAATAAGTTCGGCTGTATCCTGGCTGTGCATTCCCACCTTGTCTAATTTTCTTCCCCGTGAAAATCCCGGTGTATCTCTTTCCACAAGAATTAGGCTTATTCCTCGGTGTGCCGGATTGGCTTTTGGATCCGTTTTACAAGCCACGATAATTAAATCAGAATGGATGCCATTCGTAATAAACGTTTTTTGTCCGTTGATGATATAATGATCGCCGTCTCTTACCGCTGTCGTACTAATTCCGGCAAGATCTGATCCCGCGCCTGGTTCTGTCATCGCTACAGCTGTGACAATGTCACCGTTTACACAACCAGGTAAATATTTTCTCTTTTGTTCCTCTGTGCCAAAAGAATCGATATACGGAACGATGATGTTGCTATGCGTGCCAAAACCACTCAATCCAGCACCGATTCTCCAAATTTCTTCTCCCAGAATGGCTGCGAAACCGAAGTTCACTCCCATTCCTCCGTATTTTTCATCAACCCACGGGCAGAGGAATCCTTTTTCTCCCATTTTCGTCCAGACTGAACGAGGGATGATTCCGTCTTTTTCCCATTGATTGAAGTTGGGAACAACTTCTTTCTCTAAAAATTTGCGCAACGATTCCCGGAACATGCGATGCTCTTCTGTAAAATAAGGACGGTCTTCTTTCTGCACTTCTAAAATGGTTGTCTCAGCCATCCCTAATCCCCCTAACAAAAATTTATTTGTTTTTTTCGATTATTTATAAAGCAATTTTCATGCCAAAAATAAACCGAGCGCTATTAAGATATGTTTATTTGGTTATGTCTATTAATTTGTACATTTATTGTAAACTGTCCGGATTTACGGACATATCTTCAACATCTGTCTGTACTATCTTTTTCGTTATTCTTAAACCGTCTTAAGAATCGAACACTTTTACACGGGCTAGTCTTGAAGGATTAACTGTATCTTTCTCGCAATTCCCTTTTTAAAATTTTCCCTAATGCATTTCTCGGGAAATCTGAAATAATTTCAACGTCTTGAACTCGCTGATATTTATTTAAGCGTTCATTAAGCCAGTTTTTTAACTCTTGGTGAGAAACTCTTGATTCATCCTTTACCGTTGCAAAGGCAAGCGGAGTTTCACCCCATTTTTCGTGTGGGATACCAATCACTGCACATTCAGAGACATCACGGTGTGAAGCAAGGACATTCTCTATGTCTGCTGAATAGATGTTTAACCCTCCTGAGACAATCATGTCTTTTTTTCTTCCTAAAATATATAGGAAGCCATCTTCATCGAATTTTCCCATATCACCTGTTTTGAGAAATATTTTCCCATCTTTTATCCACATCACTTCTTTTGTTTTGTCTGGAAGTTTGTAATACCCTTTCATCATGACTGAGCCATACCCAACGATTTCTCCCGCTTCCCCTTTAGGCAATTCCTTTCCTTCCTCATCAATAATTCGAATATCTGTACCGAATGTAGGAATTCCAACTGAGTCGGGCTTTTTCAAAACGTCTTCGGGCAAGAGAATGGTTCCTATCCCTTCGGTTAACCCGTAAAGTTCCGTGAATTCACAATTAAACTTTTCAATAATTTTTAATTTCATTTGTTTATGAAGAGGAGAAGCTACTGAAATAAGACGCTTATAAGATGACACATCATATGAATCGAAATCCTTTTCATTTAACACCATATAATATTGAGTTGGAACCATTAACGAATGTGTCGGTTTTTCTTTTTCGCTCAATTTAAGAAATTGAGCAGCATCAAATTTTTTCATACTAATGATTGTTCCACCAGTAACTAATGTCGGCAGCATAGGGGCCCAAGTACTATTTGTATAAAAGGGCGTCGTTAACAGCATCTTCGTCCGTTGGTCAATCCCTTTACTAATCGCAAGCCTTATCGAAAAAATAAAGCGTGAATAATGAGTGTGCAAAATGCCTTTTGGAACCCCTGTCGTTCCAGAGCTGTAAAGGATGATGCAGTCATCATTAAATTCTAAAGTCACATTAGGTTCTTCTGATGAAGCATTCGCGATGAACGTCTCAAATTTCATACATTTTTCGCTGCCCAAGCCGACTGTGATAATGTTATGATCCGAAAGACGAAGTTTGTCTTTCATTTCATTAATTAAAAATTCGTAATCTGAGCTAATAAATAACATCTGAGAATCCGCGCTATGAATCATATTAAGCAATGTATTCGCTTCCAACATTGTTGAGAGCGGAACCAGCACGCCGCCGGCTTTAATAATCCCGAACATGATTTCAATGCTTTCAACCATGTTGGACATAAAAACAGCAACTTTGTCGCCTTTTTTTAATCCATTTTTAATCAATGTATTTGCAACTTTGTTTATTCGCGTATTTAATTCTTCCCATGAAATGCGCTTTTCTTCAAAAATAAGAGCCAGTTTATTAGGTGTGTATTTTGCATGGCCCGCCATCAAATCTGTAATAATTGCTGGAACAGCATCAAAGGTCGCCAACTTTTTACCCCCCAAATTTAACTCCTTCATATTTTTGTTTTTCTTCTTCTATCAACTTTCGCTTCAAGATTTTCCCTACTGTTGATTTAGGCAATTCTTCTCTAAATTCAATGATTCGTGGTACTTTGTATTTTGCTAACCGGGCCGTACACCAATCCTTGATTTCATCTGCGGCAACTTCACCTTTTACAGAAAGAACCGCTTTCACTGTTTCCCCGCGATAGGCATCCGGAACTCCGTAAACACAGGCTTCTTTTACAAGCGGATGTTCATAGAGTACATCTTCAATTTCGACAGGATAAATGTTATAACCGCCCGCAATAATCATTTCCTTTTTGCGGCCAACGATATAAAAATATCCGTCTTCATCCTTTGTTGCAATATCACCGGTATAGAGCCAGCCATCCCGTATTGTCTCTTTTGTAGCTTCAGGCTTTTTCCAATAGCCTTTCATGACTTGCGGGCCTTTAATAATAAGCTCTCCAGAACCTCCAAGCGGAACCTCCTGCGTCCCTGTCTCAATATCAACAATTTTAGCCTCCGTACTAGGGATTGGGATTCCGATGCTGCCAATTTTGTTTTTTCCTTTTAAAGGGCCTCTATGTGCTGAGGTAGTTGCTTCTGAAAGTCCATATCCCTCCACAAATAACGCATCAGATATTGCCTTAACCTTCTTAATGATTTCAATCGGCATTGGAGCTGAACCGCCTACAAACAATCGAAAACTTTGCAGATCTTCCTGTTTAAAATCCGGATAATTCAACAAAGCGATATACATTGTCGGCGATCCAAGAAAAAGGGTTGGCCGATGTTTTCGAATAAGCTGGAATACATGATTAATTTCAAACCTTCTTACTGCTATATATGTTCCTCCTGTGAAAAGGCATAGAATCATACTCGTCATTCCCATTGCGTGAAACATTGGGGCAATGCCTAAAAGTCTGTGGCCGGACTCGCGGTAAACTTCTATTCCATATTCATAGGTTTGATGCAAGTTCGCAACGATATTATAATGGGTAAGCATAACGCCCTTTGGCTTCCCTGTTGTTCCGCCTGTGTATTGAAAAATTGCAACATCCTCTTTGAGATTCATATCAATCACAGGAAGACTGGTAGATTTTTCTTGAATGAGGTCATAAAAAGATTGTTCCCCATCACCATCGACATAATAAACTTTCAAAGTATGAAGTAAACCAATTTCTTCTAACTTTCTTGCTTCTTCTTTATATCCTACAAACCAAGCCGCTTCTGAATCTTTTAATATATGATCCAATTCATGCGGCTGGTACATCGGATTTACTTGAACGATGGTGCCACCCAATCGATGGACGGCAAAAAAGGTAA from the Pueribacillus theae genome contains:
- a CDS encoding class I adenylate-forming enzyme family protein: MTIADLYSLNGSDLGEKPAVIFEDKVLSHSKFEKRTNQFANLLISMGYKRNDRIAILSKNHIEYPVIIFGAVKAGVTFTPINYRMTSTEVTSLLKHCNPKGLFFSEEFVDIVQSVKNHVEVKDYFNIDCNESIKESYSKLLNFQSTERPNISVDNKDVYYIGYTSGTTGNPKGIISTHESRKMLVLSEAIEFGIGEKDIQLITAPIYHSAPHSFLITQIVMGGTLVIMKEFEPEEVLKNIDKYNVTNFFMAPTMYNFVLELDENVKAKYDTSSVKTLISAGSSLPTRTKERIISFFSHSGLFEFYGASEIGVNIVLRPDQQMETERSVGKPALFNDIKILDKDGNEVSDGEVGEIYVKNPFRFSGYLDNPEETEKASHKGYTTVGDLAKKDKNGFYYIVGRKKDMVISGGVNIYPEEIEDVLYKHPYVREVAIIGVPDEKWGESLKAFIVPRGNNVNEHDIIDYCKQHLASYKKPKSIEFVQDLPRNAAGKVLKTELRKPFWDSQFA
- a CDS encoding acyl-CoA dehydrogenase family protein, coding for MAETTILEVQKEDRPYFTEEHRMFRESLRKFLEKEVVPNFNQWEKDGIIPRSVWTKMGEKGFLCPWVDEKYGGMGVNFGFAAILGEEIWRIGAGLSGFGTHSNIIVPYIDSFGTEEQKRKYLPGCVNGDIVTAVAMTEPGAGSDLAGISTTAVRDGDHYIINGQKTFITNGIHSDLIIVACKTDPKANPAHRGISLILVERDTPGFSRGRKLDKVGMHSQDTAELIFEDAKVPVSNLLGEEGKGFYYLMTKLQQERLVCAINAQSAAEDMLQMTAKYVKEREAFGRPISKFQNTQFKIAEMATEVQIGRTFLDDLIMRHINKEDIVTKVSMAKMWITDMAKRVAGECMQLHGGYGYMEEYEIARRYRDIPVTSIFAGSNEIMKVIISKNLNL
- a CDS encoding AMP-binding protein; amino-acid sequence: MATFDAVPAIITDLMAGHAKYTPNKLALIFEEKRISWEELNTRINKVANTLIKNGLKKGDKVAVFMSNMVESIEIMFGIIKAGGVLVPLSTMLEANTLLNMIHSADSQMLFISSDYEFLINEMKDKLRLSDHNIITVGLGSEKCMKFETFIANASSEEPNVTLEFNDDCIILYSSGTTGVPKGILHTHYSRFIFSIRLAISKGIDQRTKMLLTTPFYTNSTWAPMLPTLVTGGTIISMKKFDAAQFLKLSEKEKPTHSLMVPTQYYMVLNEKDFDSYDVSSYKRLISVASPLHKQMKLKIIEKFNCEFTELYGLTEGIGTILLPEDVLKKPDSVGIPTFGTDIRIIDEEGKELPKGEAGEIVGYGSVMMKGYYKLPDKTKEVMWIKDGKIFLKTGDMGKFDEDGFLYILGRKKDMIVSGGLNIYSADIENVLASHRDVSECAVIGIPHEKWGETPLAFATVKDESRVSHQELKNWLNERLNKYQRVQDVEIISDFPRNALGKILKRELRERYS
- a CDS encoding long-chain-fatty-acid--CoA ligase; the encoded protein is MERYWHKFYPEGIPYEIEVPNLSIFQLLERMESKYFNHLAAVDGERALTFRELKKSSEYLASALFKQGFKKGDKLALMLPNSIEYLITFFAVHRLGGTIVQVNPMYQPHELDHILKDSEAAWFVGYKEEARKLEEIGLLHTLKVYYVDGDGEQSFYDLIQEKSTSLPVIDMNLKEDVAIFQYTGGTTGKPKGVMLTHYNIVANLHQTYEYGIEVYRESGHRLLGIAPMFHAMGMTSMILCLFTGGTYIAVRRFEINHVFQLIRKHRPTLFLGSPTMYIALLNYPDFKQEDLQSFRLFVGGSAPMPIEIIKKVKAISDALFVEGYGLSEATTSAHRGPLKGKNKIGSIGIPIPSTEAKIVDIETGTQEVPLGGSGELIIKGPQVMKGYWKKPEATKETIRDGWLYTGDIATKDEDGYFYIVGRKKEMIIAGGYNIYPVEIEDVLYEHPLVKEACVYGVPDAYRGETVKAVLSVKGEVAADEIKDWCTARLAKYKVPRIIEFREELPKSTVGKILKRKLIEEEKQKYEGVKFGG